A region from the Methylocystis iwaonis genome encodes:
- a CDS encoding RNA polymerase sigma factor → MAVERSQLIQGVKRGDALALDQLLVDCRADVRRYALRHCATSEIDDAVQETLLVVARHVTSLRAAASFASWLFTVVRRECQRLSRKMLAHENIEDEKFEAWFASAPTAELRAELACALESLPAHYLEIVLLRDFEELTISEIVDRLNIPLATAKSRLRRARALVRDYLIGSDENEFTR, encoded by the coding sequence ATGGCCGTAGAGCGCAGCCAATTGATCCAGGGCGTGAAGCGCGGCGACGCGCTCGCGCTCGACCAGCTTCTCGTCGACTGCCGCGCAGACGTCCGCCGCTATGCGCTTCGCCACTGCGCCACGAGCGAGATCGACGACGCCGTGCAGGAAACCCTCCTCGTCGTCGCCCGGCACGTCACGTCCTTGCGGGCCGCGGCGTCTTTCGCGAGCTGGCTGTTTACCGTGGTGCGGCGCGAGTGCCAGCGCCTCTCGCGCAAGATGCTCGCCCACGAGAATATAGAAGACGAGAAGTTCGAGGCCTGGTTCGCCAGCGCCCCGACCGCCGAGCTGAGGGCCGAGCTTGCTTGCGCTTTGGAATCCTTGCCGGCGCATTATCTCGAGATCGTGCTGCTGCGCGATTTCGAGGAACTTACTATATCTGAGATTGTAGATCGATTAAATATACCTCTGGCGACGGCCAAGAGCAGGCTGCGCCGCGCCCGCGCCCTCGTACGGGATTATCTCATTGGCTCCGACGAGAATGAATTCACCCGCTAA
- a CDS encoding thioredoxin family protein, with product MLRNIIFAFLALAALVQPASAEQAYTTSAFSAAQKAGKGIVVHIYAPWCPTCRAQEPILHKLEADPKFSGVESFRVDFDGQKDAVRAFKATSQSTIIVFKGAQEVGRSVGETSPKAIGELLDKAL from the coding sequence ATGTTACGCAACATTATCTTCGCTTTTCTGGCGCTCGCCGCTCTCGTCCAACCCGCCAGCGCCGAACAGGCCTATACGACGAGCGCCTTTTCAGCGGCGCAGAAGGCCGGCAAAGGCATTGTCGTCCATATCTACGCGCCCTGGTGCCCGACCTGCCGCGCCCAGGAGCCCATCCTGCACAAGCTCGAAGCCGACCCCAAATTTTCCGGCGTAGAGTCCTTCCGCGTCGATTTCGACGGGCAGAAAGACGCGGTGCGCGCCTTCAAGGCCACGAGCCAAAGCACCATCATCGTCTTCAAGGGCGCTCAGGAGGTCGGCCGCTCGGTCGGCGAGACGAGCCCCAAGGCGATCGGCGAGTTGCTCGACAAGGCCCTGTGA
- a CDS encoding cytochrome c biogenesis CcdA family protein: MSAGALGLAFLAGLLSALSPCVLPLLPLVLGAAATEHKSAPALLALGVALSFAAIGLFVATIGFSIGLDGDAFRAGAAALMMAFGLVLLFPALQARVAAAGGPFSDRLNAAFGGAGASGGLFGQFGVGLLLGAIWSPCVGPTLGAASVLASRGEDLGAVAATMGVFGLGAAAPLLVLGFLSRKAFARWRDPLLAAGKRLKQAMGLLFLALGLLILSGADKTLEAALVSASPEWLTGLTTRF, translated from the coding sequence ATGAGCGCCGGCGCCCTCGGTCTCGCCTTCCTTGCTGGCCTGCTGTCGGCGCTGTCGCCTTGCGTGCTGCCGCTTCTGCCGCTGGTGCTCGGCGCGGCGGCGACCGAGCATAAATCGGCGCCGGCGCTTCTTGCGCTCGGCGTCGCCCTCTCCTTTGCGGCGATCGGTCTCTTCGTCGCGACGATCGGCTTCTCCATCGGCCTCGATGGCGACGCCTTCCGGGCCGGCGCCGCGGCGCTGATGATGGCGTTCGGCCTCGTCCTGCTCTTTCCGGCGCTTCAGGCGCGGGTGGCGGCGGCTGGCGGTCCGTTCAGCGACCGGCTCAATGCGGCCTTTGGCGGCGCTGGCGCGTCGGGAGGGCTATTCGGTCAATTCGGCGTGGGGCTTCTGCTTGGCGCCATCTGGAGCCCTTGCGTTGGCCCGACGCTCGGCGCCGCCTCCGTGCTCGCCTCGCGCGGCGAGGATTTGGGCGCTGTCGCGGCGACCATGGGCGTTTTCGGGCTCGGCGCGGCGGCGCCGCTTCTGGTCCTGGGCTTCCTGTCCAGAAAGGCCTTCGCGCGCTGGCGCGATCCGCTGCTCGCCGCTGGCAAGAGATTGAAACAGGCGATGGGCCTGCTCTTCCTGGCTTTGGGCCTGCTCATCCTCAGCGGGGCGGACAAGACGCTCGAAGCCGCGCTCGTCTCGGCGTCTCCGGAATGGTTGACCGGGCTGACCACCCGCTTCTGA
- a CDS encoding DUF1153 domain-containing protein produces the protein MTETHRPRVKYVIGPDGSPLTIADLPPPSTKRWVIRRKAEVVAAVRGGLLSLDEACSRYTLTVDEFLSWQMSIDQHGLAGLRTTRLQQYRM, from the coding sequence ATGACCGAGACGCACCGTCCGCGTGTCAAATATGTCATCGGCCCTGACGGCAGCCCGCTGACAATTGCGGATTTGCCGCCGCCTTCCACCAAGCGCTGGGTCATTCGCCGCAAGGCGGAAGTGGTCGCCGCGGTCCGGGGCGGTCTTCTTTCCCTCGACGAAGCCTGCAGCCGCTATACGCTGACGGTCGACGAGTTCCTGAGCTGGCAGATGTCGATCGACCAGCACGGCCTCGCCGGACTGCGCACGACGCGCCTGCAGCAATATCGGATGTAA
- a CDS encoding lysylphosphatidylglycerol synthase domain-containing protein: MKKLAEYFWPVIGLAAVIGSFYLLYHEFQGESVGTEVWAYLRAIPASDYFFAALSTLLAYAALAWYDRIALLHLGVTHISWIFISVCSFTTYALSHNIGASVFSGAMVRYRAYSSKGLTATQVATLVVLCSYTFAFGNVLLGGLLLTYDPTMMQRLAGFLPDVFTHPHTARTVGLLCLGFVAVYIVGSLMHFRPFRFGKFEITYPRPAVMVQQLFAAPAELIGAAGIIYFALPEQGNPGYIVVLAAFLLSFSAALVSHAPGGLGVFELVFINLMPDVPRLQVLAALLVWRLFYLIVPLLAALVVVGLFERKKLVEKLRGEPRAAEGPPQV; this comes from the coding sequence ATGAAAAAACTGGCAGAGTATTTCTGGCCCGTCATCGGGCTCGCCGCCGTCATCGGCTCATTTTACCTGCTCTACCACGAGTTCCAGGGCGAATCCGTCGGCACAGAGGTTTGGGCCTATCTCAGGGCCATTCCCGCATCGGATTACTTCTTCGCGGCGCTGTCGACCTTGCTCGCCTATGCGGCGCTCGCCTGGTACGATCGGATCGCGCTCTTGCATCTGGGCGTGACGCATATTTCGTGGATTTTCATCTCCGTTTGTTCCTTCACCACTTACGCGCTGTCCCACAATATCGGCGCGAGCGTCTTCTCCGGCGCCATGGTGCGCTACCGCGCCTATTCGTCGAAAGGGCTGACGGCGACGCAGGTCGCGACGCTGGTGGTGCTCTGCTCCTACACTTTCGCCTTCGGCAATGTGCTGCTCGGGGGGCTTCTGCTCACCTACGACCCCACGATGATGCAGCGTCTCGCGGGCTTCCTGCCAGACGTCTTCACCCATCCGCACACGGCGCGCACGGTGGGGCTGCTATGTTTGGGCTTCGTCGCGGTCTACATCGTCGGCTCGCTGATGCATTTCAGACCGTTCCGGTTCGGCAAGTTCGAGATCACCTATCCGCGTCCGGCCGTCATGGTCCAACAGCTCTTCGCGGCGCCGGCCGAACTCATCGGCGCGGCGGGCATCATCTATTTCGCGCTGCCGGAGCAGGGGAATCCGGGCTATATCGTCGTCCTCGCCGCCTTCCTCCTGTCTTTCTCGGCGGCGCTCGTCTCCCATGCGCCGGGCGGACTCGGCGTCTTCGAGCTGGTCTTCATCAATCTGATGCCCGACGTGCCGCGCTTGCAGGTTCTGGCGGCGCTGCTGGTGTGGCGGCTCTTCTACCTGATCGTCCCGCTGCTCGCGGCGCTCGTCGTCGTCGGGCTCTTCGAGCGCAAGAAGCTCGTGGAAAAGCTGCGGGGCGAGCCCCGCGCGGCGGAGGGACCGCCGCAGGTCTGA
- a CDS encoding Yip1 family protein yields the protein MKDMISRVKGLILTPRQEWERIEAEDTSVRDLYLRYIGVLAAIPPFASFLGSWLFGARGLHPTFTAGLLRAVMQYALSLPALFLTAFVISMAAPYFDGRSDDRRALALAAYSYTPAWLASAFGLVPGLRFLDVLGLYGIYVFSLGLTRMMRVPKDNLDVFTLVALFLTVAMGALHAWLVSAIAPAQLL from the coding sequence ATGAAGGATATGATCTCCCGGGTCAAAGGCCTCATTTTGACGCCCCGGCAGGAGTGGGAGCGGATCGAGGCGGAGGACACATCCGTCCGCGACCTTTATCTGCGGTATATCGGCGTCCTTGCGGCCATACCGCCCTTCGCGAGCTTTTTGGGGTCGTGGCTGTTTGGCGCGCGCGGGCTGCATCCGACTTTCACGGCGGGGCTGCTGCGCGCGGTCATGCAATATGCATTGAGCCTGCCCGCGCTCTTCCTGACCGCCTTTGTGATCTCCATGGCGGCCCCCTATTTCGACGGCCGCAGCGACGATCGGCGGGCGCTGGCGCTCGCCGCCTACTCCTATACGCCGGCCTGGCTCGCCTCGGCTTTCGGCCTCGTGCCGGGGCTACGTTTCCTCGACGTGCTGGGTCTCTACGGGATCTACGTCTTTTCGCTGGGCCTGACGCGCATGATGCGGGTGCCCAAGGACAATCTCGACGTCTTCACGCTGGTGGCGCTGTTCCTGACGGTGGCCATGGGCGCTTTGCACGCCTGGCTGGTGTCGGCGATCGCGCCTGCGCAATTGCTCTAG
- a CDS encoding hybrid sensor histidine kinase/response regulator, with amino-acid sequence MSRVVGDVENHDESSQSAESTTVESWRQWENFARAQELGQIGWWRMDTTRNILTWSAENYRIFGQPVGAPQTYETFLAAVHPDDRAYVHEKWIAALRGEPYDLEHRVLVDGQEKWVREKACLEFDAAGALLGGFGVTQDITDRKHAEIALQWTVRRNELLTRIAARLLQSSDVQGAVEELCADVMQFLDCQAFFNYLVAEESGRLHLNACAGIPEDRAREIEWLDYGVAICGAVARDRERIVAENVCASADPRTGLIASCGIKAYCCHPLMAQGRLMGTLSFGAKTRLAFNDDEIEVMQAVSQLVSMAMARLRMEQALLEADRRKDEFLATLAHELRNPLAPIRTGLLVLKRTGAQGPNAVRVQEMMERQVDHIVRLVDDLLEVSRIRSGKIELKRERLDLRDLMDQAIEASQQFLDANGVSLTVVRPEEPLMIDGDPVRLVQVIANLLSNAAKYTPSGGHAEIAARRVGSQAELTVADNGVGIPPDMLPHVFDLFAQVDRTLGRAQGGLGIGLALVRKLLRLHGGQVEARSDGPGKGSVFLVRLPLASAFAQGGPQREGGRSARRVLIIEDDDDVVHGLSMLLRAQGANVQTAYDGKRGVEAVQSFHPQVVFIDLGLEGMDGYEAARRIRALPEGRDAIIVALTRWGGETAREHVKKAGFDLHIAKPASMGDIERVLDFRR; translated from the coding sequence ATGAGCAGGGTCGTTGGCGACGTCGAAAATCATGATGAGTCATCCCAGAGCGCCGAGTCCACGACTGTGGAGAGCTGGCGCCAGTGGGAAAATTTTGCGCGGGCGCAGGAGCTCGGCCAGATCGGCTGGTGGCGCATGGACACCACTCGAAACATCCTCACCTGGTCGGCCGAGAACTACCGCATTTTTGGCCAGCCCGTCGGCGCGCCCCAGACATATGAAACCTTCCTGGCGGCGGTCCATCCTGACGACCGCGCCTATGTCCATGAGAAATGGATCGCCGCGCTACGCGGCGAACCTTACGACCTCGAGCATCGAGTCCTGGTCGACGGCCAGGAGAAATGGGTGCGCGAAAAGGCCTGTCTGGAATTCGACGCGGCGGGGGCGTTGCTCGGCGGTTTTGGCGTCACGCAGGACATTACCGACCGGAAACACGCTGAAATTGCGCTGCAGTGGACCGTGCGTCGCAACGAGCTGCTGACGCGGATCGCGGCGCGGCTGTTGCAGTCGAGCGACGTGCAGGGCGCAGTGGAGGAACTCTGCGCCGACGTCATGCAGTTTCTCGATTGCCAGGCCTTCTTCAATTACCTCGTCGCCGAAGAGTCCGGCCGCCTGCATCTCAACGCCTGCGCGGGCATACCCGAGGATCGGGCGCGCGAAATCGAATGGCTCGATTACGGCGTCGCCATCTGCGGCGCCGTCGCCCGCGACCGCGAGCGGATCGTAGCCGAGAATGTGTGCGCCAGCGCGGACCCGCGAACGGGGCTCATCGCCTCCTGCGGGATCAAAGCTTACTGCTGCCATCCGCTGATGGCGCAGGGCCGGCTGATGGGCACTTTGTCGTTCGGGGCCAAGACGCGGCTTGCCTTCAACGACGATGAGATCGAGGTCATGCAGGCGGTGAGCCAGCTCGTCTCCATGGCCATGGCGCGGCTGAGGATGGAGCAGGCGCTGCTAGAAGCCGACCGCCGCAAGGACGAGTTCCTGGCAACGCTGGCGCATGAGCTTCGCAATCCTTTGGCGCCGATCCGGACCGGCCTCCTCGTTCTCAAGCGAACCGGCGCGCAGGGGCCCAACGCCGTTCGCGTTCAGGAGATGATGGAGCGGCAGGTCGACCACATTGTCCGCCTCGTGGATGATCTGCTGGAGGTGTCGCGCATCCGCAGCGGCAAGATCGAACTCAAGCGGGAGCGGCTCGATCTGCGCGATCTCATGGATCAGGCCATCGAGGCCAGCCAGCAATTTCTCGACGCCAACGGCGTCTCGCTGACCGTCGTGCGGCCCGAGGAGCCGCTCATGATCGACGGCGATCCGGTGCGGCTCGTGCAGGTCATCGCCAATCTTCTCAGCAACGCCGCCAAATACACCCCCTCGGGCGGCCACGCGGAGATCGCGGCCCGGCGCGTCGGGAGCCAAGCGGAATTGACCGTCGCCGACAATGGCGTCGGCATACCGCCGGACATGCTGCCGCATGTCTTCGACCTTTTCGCCCAGGTCGATCGGACATTGGGGCGCGCCCAGGGCGGTCTCGGCATCGGACTAGCCCTTGTGCGCAAGCTGTTGCGCCTGCATGGCGGGCAGGTCGAGGCGCGCAGCGACGGGCCCGGCAAGGGGAGCGTCTTCCTGGTGCGTCTGCCGCTCGCGTCAGCCTTTGCGCAGGGCGGGCCGCAGCGCGAGGGAGGCCGATCCGCCCGCCGCGTCCTCATCATCGAGGACGATGACGACGTGGTCCATGGCTTGTCCATGCTGCTGCGCGCCCAGGGCGCGAATGTTCAGACGGCTTATGACGGAAAAAGAGGCGTCGAGGCGGTTCAGAGCTTCCATCCCCAAGTCGTTTTCATCGATCTTGGTTTGGAGGGGATGGACGGTTACGAGGCGGCGCGCCGCATCCGCGCCCTGCCGGAAGGCAGGGACGCAATAATCGTCGCCCTCACGCGCTGGGGCGGCGAGACCGCGCGGGAGCATGTGAAAAAGGCCGGCTTCGATCTGCATATCGCCAAGCCGGCTTCCATGGGCGACATCGAACGCGTTCTGGATTTCCGTCGCTAG
- a CDS encoding molybdenum cofactor biosynthesis protein MoaE, protein MTPTIRVQAADFDAAREEALLTEGRRDVGAVVAFTGLCRDEDGTLDALELEHYPGMAEEEIGRVAGEALSRWPLVGLTIIHRHGVIRPGERIVLVIAAARHRGEAFAAAEFLMDYLKTRAPFWKKERRVDGAEEGWVAAKSEDDAAAARWAR, encoded by the coding sequence ATCACGCCCACAATTCGCGTCCAGGCGGCGGACTTCGACGCCGCCCGTGAGGAGGCCTTGCTGACGGAAGGGCGCCGCGATGTCGGCGCCGTCGTCGCCTTCACGGGCCTGTGCCGGGACGAGGATGGAACGCTCGACGCTTTGGAGCTCGAGCATTATCCCGGCATGGCGGAGGAGGAAATCGGGCGCGTCGCAGGGGAGGCTCTGTCGCGCTGGCCGCTCGTCGGCCTGACGATCATCCACCGCCACGGCGTCATTCGCCCCGGCGAGCGGATCGTGCTGGTGATCGCCGCCGCGCGCCATCGCGGCGAGGCCTTTGCGGCGGCTGAGTTCCTGATGGATTACCTCAAGACCCGCGCGCCCTTCTGGAAGAAGGAGCGCCGGGTCGACGGCGCCGAAGAGGGCTGGGTCGCCGCCAAAAGCGAAGACGACGCTGCGGCGGCGCGCTGGGCGCGATAG
- the moaD gene encoding molybdopterin converting factor subunit 1, whose translation MKAVYFAWVRERIGVSEEEIAPPREVETVRQLVEWLAARGEGYAAAFANPKTIRTAIDKTHAAPDAPIASAREIAFFPPMTGG comes from the coding sequence ATGAAGGCGGTCTATTTCGCTTGGGTCCGCGAGCGGATCGGCGTTTCGGAAGAAGAGATCGCGCCGCCGCGCGAGGTGGAGACGGTGCGCCAGCTCGTCGAATGGCTCGCGGCGCGGGGCGAGGGCTACGCCGCCGCTTTCGCCAATCCCAAGACGATTCGGACCGCGATCGACAAGACCCACGCCGCGCCCGACGCGCCGATCGCAAGCGCGCGTGAGATCGCTTTTTTCCCCCCGATGACCGGCGGCTGA
- the pgsA gene encoding CDP-diacylglycerol--glycerol-3-phosphate 3-phosphatidyltransferase, with the protein MTETAVTTKRRSHAWALPNLLTYGRCLAVPVVAGLLLASGENWTRWAALGVYTAAGVTDFFDGYLARAWQQQSPIGRMLDPIADKLLVAATLLVVVANQTLVGWTIWAAIIILCREILVSGLREYLAELKVRLPVSTIAKWKTAFQLVALGFFIVGPSGEAVLPGSLKIGETLLWVAAVLTLYTGADYLQAAIGHFGEDEGP; encoded by the coding sequence ATGACCGAGACAGCCGTCACGACCAAGCGACGCTCTCATGCGTGGGCGTTGCCGAACCTGCTGACTTACGGACGGTGTCTCGCCGTGCCCGTGGTGGCCGGGCTGCTGCTCGCCTCGGGCGAGAACTGGACCCGCTGGGCGGCGCTCGGCGTTTATACGGCCGCCGGCGTGACCGATTTTTTCGACGGCTATCTCGCGCGCGCCTGGCAGCAGCAATCGCCGATCGGCCGCATGCTCGACCCGATTGCCGATAAGCTCCTGGTCGCCGCGACGCTTCTTGTGGTCGTGGCCAATCAGACGCTGGTCGGATGGACGATCTGGGCGGCGATCATCATCCTGTGCCGGGAGATTCTTGTCTCCGGCCTGCGCGAATATCTCGCCGAGCTGAAAGTGCGGCTGCCGGTGTCGACCATCGCCAAATGGAAGACAGCGTTCCAGCTTGTGGCGCTCGGTTTCTTCATCGTCGGCCCGTCGGGGGAAGCCGTTCTGCCCGGCTCGCTCAAAATCGGCGAGACGCTTCTTTGGGTCGCCGCCGTTCTGACGCTCTATACGGGCGCCGACTATCTACAGGCGGCGATCGGCCATTTCGGGGAAGACGAGGGGCCATGA
- a CDS encoding DoxX family protein: MTLRIIPARFLPQVQGLLRIVTALLFLQHGTAKLFGFPHVAMFDKVTLLSLLGAAGVIELVGGFLLLIGLFTRPAAFILAGEMAVAYFGFHAFEAFWPILNKGELAALYCFVFLFFSVAGPGKFALDKE, from the coding sequence ATGACGCTCCGAATCATTCCCGCGCGCTTCCTGCCTCAAGTGCAGGGGCTGCTGCGCATCGTGACCGCCTTGCTGTTCTTGCAGCACGGAACGGCGAAGCTCTTCGGCTTCCCGCATGTCGCCATGTTCGACAAGGTGACGCTGCTGTCGCTGCTCGGCGCCGCTGGCGTCATCGAGCTTGTCGGCGGCTTCCTGCTGCTGATCGGCTTGTTCACGCGGCCGGCCGCCTTCATCCTCGCCGGCGAGATGGCGGTGGCCTATTTCGGCTTCCATGCTTTCGAGGCGTTCTGGCCGATCCTGAACAAGGGGGAGCTTGCGGCGCTCTATTGCTTCGTGTTCCTGTTCTTCTCGGTCGCCGGGCCGGGCAAGTTCGCGCTCGATAAGGAGTAG
- a CDS encoding malonic semialdehyde reductase, translating into MTDAKQLPPDVLAQLFTAARTHNGWLDREVPDSLLELAVDYAKWGPTSANCSPMRVVFVRSPEAKARLAPALSPGNHDKTMAAPATAIVGYDLDFPEHLPFLYPAADARAWFVGNDALIRDTAFRNGSLQGAYLILALRAVGLDTGPMSGFDNAKVDAEFFSGTKIKSNFLINVGYGDTAKLYPRGPRFAFEDMAQIL; encoded by the coding sequence GTGACCGACGCAAAACAGCTCCCGCCCGACGTCCTGGCGCAGCTCTTTACCGCCGCCCGCACGCATAATGGCTGGCTCGACAGGGAGGTCCCGGACTCTCTTCTGGAGCTCGCGGTCGATTACGCCAAATGGGGGCCGACAAGCGCCAATTGCTCGCCGATGCGGGTGGTCTTCGTGCGCTCGCCCGAGGCCAAGGCGCGGCTCGCGCCCGCCCTGTCGCCGGGCAATCACGACAAGACCATGGCGGCCCCAGCGACGGCGATCGTGGGTTACGACCTCGATTTCCCTGAGCATTTGCCGTTCCTCTACCCTGCGGCGGATGCGCGCGCCTGGTTCGTCGGCAATGACGCGCTGATCCGGGACACCGCCTTTCGCAACGGTTCGCTGCAGGGCGCCTATCTGATCCTCGCTTTACGGGCGGTCGGTTTGGACACGGGCCCGATGAGCGGCTTCGACAACGCCAAGGTCGACGCCGAATTTTTTTCGGGCACCAAGATAAAGTCGAATTTTCTGATCAATGTCGGCTACGGCGATACGGCCAAGCTCTACCCGCGCGGGCCGCGTTTCGCTTTTGAAGACATGGCCCAAATTCTTTGA
- a CDS encoding tetratricopeptide repeat protein, protein MVGAMRRLVALLTILTGLAAGAARAQQDEPPSVGTDENGGTFLFIPGVGKIPLPPGARGFGPGDPSDPLGGLAPRAPDRKLAKPRPEPPKSPEERRSEEMSRLFGRLAAAEDDREAQAVSAAILARWSRSGSDTVDLLAARALAAEVAGAPGLSKALLDYIVALAPNWPEGFVRRARVMASEGDAAAALADLETAARLEPKRFDALEALGSLAEKTGDKKRALSAYRKALDIAPRNDALRKNEERLRLEVEGRDI, encoded by the coding sequence ATGGTTGGGGCGATGAGAAGGCTTGTCGCGCTCCTGACGATTCTGACCGGCCTCGCGGCGGGCGCCGCCCGCGCGCAGCAGGACGAGCCGCCGAGCGTGGGGACCGACGAGAATGGCGGGACCTTTCTGTTCATCCCCGGCGTCGGCAAAATCCCTTTGCCGCCGGGGGCGCGGGGATTTGGCCCTGGCGATCCCTCTGACCCTCTCGGGGGGCTCGCGCCGAGGGCGCCCGACCGCAAGCTCGCCAAGCCTCGGCCCGAACCGCCGAAATCGCCAGAAGAGCGGCGCTCCGAGGAGATGAGCCGCCTGTTCGGCCGTCTTGCTGCCGCGGAGGACGACCGCGAGGCGCAAGCCGTTTCGGCCGCCATTCTCGCCCGCTGGTCGCGATCGGGCTCGGATACGGTCGATCTCCTCGCCGCCCGGGCGCTTGCCGCAGAGGTCGCCGGCGCGCCGGGGCTCTCGAAAGCCTTGCTCGATTATATCGTCGCTCTGGCTCCCAACTGGCCCGAGGGTTTCGTGCGCCGGGCGCGCGTCATGGCGTCCGAGGGCGACGCGGCGGCGGCGCTCGCGGATCTGGAAACGGCGGCGCGCCTCGAGCCGAAGCGCTTCGACGCGTTGGAGGCGCTCGGCTCGCTGGCGGAGAAGACGGGCGACAAGAAACGCGCGCTCTCCGCCTATCGTAAGGCGCTCGATATTGCGCCGCGTAACGACGCGCTTCGAAAAAACGAGGAACGGCTGCGGCTGGAGGTCGAAGGGCGCGATATTTAA
- a CDS encoding acyl carrier protein, which produces MIETIRRLLQENGRLHTPIETLSDNADLYEAGLTPFAAIRTMLAIEEAFDVEFPVAMLRRQSFSSINAIVACLNELNPHAAARQAA; this is translated from the coding sequence ATGATCGAGACCATCCGCCGTCTGCTGCAAGAAAACGGCCGCCTGCACACGCCTATCGAGACCCTGTCCGACAATGCGGATCTTTATGAAGCGGGCCTGACTCCCTTCGCGGCCATCCGCACCATGCTCGCGATCGAGGAGGCCTTCGACGTCGAATTCCCGGTGGCCATGCTGCGTCGCCAGAGCTTTTCCTCCATCAACGCCATCGTCGCCTGCCTGAACGAGTTGAACCCCCACGCCGCCGCCCGCCAGGCCGCCTGA
- a CDS encoding Uma2 family endonuclease, with translation MAALPKDRMTVEEYLAWSESQEGRYELIDGVVYAQASERAAHAEMKGLVFLALSNALKDKGRECRALVDGMGVRVGAKTMFEPDAMVYCGPKLPPDALLVENPVIVVEVISPTSGRNDSTRKLAGYFALPSIRHYLVIDPDDRLVVHHERRDDGVVVSHILTEGRVTLDPPGLSFALEELYGAA, from the coding sequence ATGGCAGCGCTTCCAAAAGACCGCATGACCGTCGAGGAATATCTCGCCTGGAGCGAAAGCCAGGAGGGACGCTACGAACTTATCGACGGCGTGGTCTACGCTCAGGCATCGGAGCGGGCCGCGCATGCGGAGATGAAAGGGCTGGTTTTCCTGGCTCTTAGCAATGCCCTCAAAGACAAGGGGCGGGAATGCCGGGCTTTGGTCGACGGCATGGGCGTGCGCGTCGGCGCCAAGACTATGTTCGAGCCCGACGCCATGGTCTATTGCGGGCCGAAGCTGCCGCCTGACGCGCTGCTGGTGGAAAACCCGGTGATTGTCGTCGAAGTCATATCGCCGACGTCCGGGCGCAACGACAGCACCCGCAAGCTTGCCGGCTATTTCGCTTTGCCGAGCATCCGGCATTATCTCGTCATAGACCCGGACGACCGGCTCGTCGTGCATCATGAGCGCCGGGACGATGGCGTCGTCGTGAGCCACATACTGACGGAGGGCAGGGTGACGCTCGATCCGCCGGGGCTGTCATTCGCGCTCGAGGAGCTTTACGGCGCGGCCTAG